Genomic segment of Glutamicibacter sp. JL.03c:
CGTAGCCGATCAAGTCACGGGGGCTGTCCAGGTCGATTACATCCTTCATGAAGACCAGATTCCTTTCAAACGATGAAACTTTAATTCCGTCAGTCGGAATAGTGCTCTACATCATAGGATATGGCCTCGTCGCCCTGGAGTCCACAATTCATCCGTTAATACGTGAGTTCTTTGAGCCTCGGGCGCGATAGGGCCTCATGGAGGGGGCAGCAAACGGGCACGCAAGACCCGCGCAAAGAACAGTTTTCCACCGACCAGGCGTGGGACAGCACGGCTGAAGAGTCCAATCAACGACCGGCGATGCGGTCCCATGGCACGCTGCCGCGACCATGCCCATGATCCTGGGCCGCAAGCCGGTGGCCCCGGAGCGCATTCCCAAGTGAATGCGCAGGCGCATCCCAGTTAGCGCACAGGCTGCGCGCTTACAGTTATAAGTACCTCATGAAGGTGCGAGTGATGACAAAAGTTTGGTCCCGATGCCTCGGCATCGGGACCAAACTTTTTTGCGCTACAACGACCGGGCCTGCACCAGCACTTCGGCCTGTTCCACCTGCCGGCGCGAGCGTTCCCCGACCAGGGCCACGGCAATCGCCAGCAGGCCGGTGAACAGCACACCCAAACCGATATGCACCTGCAATAACGCTGCGCCTGCCGCCGCGCCAAGCAGGATCAGCGCCACCGCCAGCAGCCGGCGCTCCCAGTATTTGCCGCTGCCTCCGCCTAGCGGGGAATCGGCAGCGAGGCCGGTCAATGTGGAAGTCACCACCACCGTGGTCACGTCCTTGACGGCCAAATGCCGCGCGGTGCCCGCTTGGAGCCCCATGGCCGCGGCGATGAAGCCCGTCACGGACAGGGCGGCGCTCTGGGCGGCATGGTGCACGCCAGCAAACAGGGCGATGGCAGTCAGCACCAGGCAGGCGCCGACGACCGCGATCAGGGCCATTGTCCTCCTGCTCCAGCCTGCGGATTCATTTTTCAGGACTCGCCCGGCGATGGCCGCGCCCGCTACGAAGCCGACCAGGGCCACGGATGGCCCTAAGACCGGCAATCCGTCGGCGCCCATGAGCGCCATCCCGAGGATCACGACATTGCCGGTCATGTTTCCGGTGAAGACCCGGTCCAGGCCGAGATAGCCGACAGCGTCAATAATTCCGGTCGAGAAGGTCAGCACGAGCATCAGGATCAGATGCATTTTCGCTGGATCATGGGGCTTGGAGGCGTGTGGCATGGTGGTTGTTCTTTCGCTGTGGTGGGATCAGCCCTTAGCGTAGGCCACCACCGGCTTCTCCCCCGCGCATATTGCGAGCGCGCTTCACATCGGGATTTTCGTTACGCGCCGCAACATGGAAAATCCCTGCAACCATGCGGATGCAGGGATTTCTTGTGTCGCGATTATCTAGCTGATGGCCTCGGCGATTGCGGTGGAACCGTCGTAGAAGTTCACGGTCGAGCGTTGTGCCGCGTCGGTATCAACCACGTGGGTGATCACCTCGGCGACATTTTCACGGGAAACCTTGCCGTTTTCCGCCTCAGGAGCCTTGCCATCGATATTTCCGGTTTCATCGGCGATGGTGATCTTCTTGGTGGCAGGATCCAGCGTCAGGGCTCCGGGACCCAGAATGGTGTAGTCCAGGTCGCTCTCGCGCAAGACGGCATCCGCATCATGCTTGGCCTTGGCATAGGTGTAGAAGGAATGATCCGGGTCGAGGCGATCGACATCTACCAGGGCCCGCGAGTAGGAAACCATGACATAGCGGGACACGCCTGCTTGCTTGGCGGCTTCCATGGAGCGCACGGCGGCGTCGAAGTCCACGGCGCGGGTGCGTTCCTTGTTCCCGCCGCCCGCTCCGGCCGAGAAGACGATGGCGTGCGCACCCTTGAATGCTTCGGCGAGCTGCTGCGCCCCTGCGTTCTCGATATCAAGCACCACGGGGTTCGCTCCGGTCGCGGAGATTTCCGCGGAATGGTCTGGGTTGCGAATCAGCGAGTCGACGGCGAAGCCGCGTTCGACCAGTTTTGGCGCGGCCAGCAAGGCTACCTTGCCGTGGCCACCGATGAGGACTACTCGACGTACTTCAGACATGCATTGCTCCTTCTGATCGTTGTTCACATCGCTACCTTCGGCATAACGGTCGCACCCGCCACGATATTCCTGACCCAGTACACCCGTTAAAACTGATAGTCCGCTCCATGCCGGTTTCAATCCGCATTTCGTGGGCGTAGCCTCGGCTCATCAACAGGCTCTCCGACACAGGACCAACGCTCATGAAGCAGAAAACCCTGACCCTAGAACTCAGCAATGATCAATTTGCAGACCTCGCCAATGCTCTGGAAGACCACCGCGATTACTTCAGGAAGCGTGCGAATGAGGCCATGCTCGGCTTCGGCCTGGATACCGGATATTGGACTTCTCGATCCGAAGAGGTGCAGGAATTATTGGACCTGGTTCTGCACAACGCCAGGCAGAAGCGCTAAGGTTTTTCGACCCATTCTTCCTTGAGCACCGCATAGGAATAGCTGTCCATCCACTGCCCGCTGCGATGCAGGGAATTGGCTTTTTCACAGCTTTCCCTGCGCATTCCCACGCGTTCCATCAGCCGCACCGACGGTTCATTGGCGGCGAAGCATCCGGCAACGATTCTGCGTAGCCCCAGATCGTCGAAGCACAGTCGCATGGCGGCTTCCACCGCTTCGGTGGCGTAGCCTCGGCCCGCGAATTCCGGGTCAAAGCTCCATCCGAGTTCCGCTTCAACCGCCTTGGCTTGCTCTGCGACTTCACGCTGGCCCCACGCGTCCTTGATATAGACCATGACGGTCCCGATCAAGCGGCTGCCGCCCTGCCCATCGCTGAGCTCGACAGCGATATCGCGGTTGATCTTCCCGGATTCAAGGAATTGCGCGCGATAGGTTTCAAAGTCCTTGGGGCCAGCGGTAATCCATTCGGTGACTTCCGGCAGCTTGCGATAGCTCCAGGTTGCTTCCAGATCATCCTCGGTCAAGCGACGCAGCGTGAGCCTGTCGGTCGTGACCGGCCAAGCGATGAGATCCAGGGAAGCTGTCATGAGTGCATCCTATCGGACACCATTGCACGGCTAAATAAAGCACGGTTTTGATGGTTAATTTTCGCGATTACTGCCCAGTTCGCATGCACTCTGACTTGAATGGAAATTCATTCGCGAAGATCCTGATGCAAAAATGCTACTCAAGGTGACATAGTCAACACCAACAATATTTGGCTTAATTTGATCAGCTAAGGCTAGGCTAATTACCAGATCATTCGCTCACGCAACCAAGGTAGGTTGCCATAACAAAAGGATGTCATGGCCTCCATGAAGCTTCGCGCCGCTGCCCTTCTGGGCATCGCCGCCCTGTCCCTCACCGCTTGCGGTTCCAACACCGGCACGGCCGCGGACGCCAATGCCCAGGACACCAAGACCGTGACCTTCACCGACAACGACGGTGAAAAGAGCGTCGCAGTGCCAGCCAAGTCCGTCGTCGCCACCGACAACCGGACTTTTGAAACCCTGGATGCCTGGGGCATCAAGCTCAGCGCCGGCGCAGTTTCCCTGATGCCAGACACCATCTCCTACACCCAGGACAAGGACATCCTGGATCTCGGCAACCACAAGGAGCCAAACCTGGAATCCGTGGTGACCGTGGACCCCGATCTGATCATCAACGGCCAGCGCTTCACGCAGTACGCGGACAAGTTCAAGGAACTCGCCCCCAACGCCACCATCGTTTCGCTGGATCCCCGCGAAGGCGAGCCTTTCGACTCGGAGCTGGAACGCCAGGTCACCACCCTGGGCGACATCTTCGAGAAGCAGGACGAAGCCAAGAAACTCGTCGACGACTTCGAAGCAGCCCAGAAGCGGGTGACCGATGCCTACGACAAGGATGAAACCGTCATGGGCCTGATCGCTTCCGGCGGCGAGCTCGGCTACTCCGCCCCGAGCACCGGCCGCACCGTTGGCCCGATGTTCGACTTCCTGGGCCTGACCCCGGCCCTGGAACTGGAGGAATCCTCCACCGACCACGAAGGCGACGACGTCTCCGTCGAGGCCATCGCCAAGTCCAACCCGGACTGGATCATCGTCATGGACCGCGACGCAGCCGTCGGCTCCGACGGGGAAGAGTACAAGCCTGCCAAGGAACTGCTGGAAAACTCCGAGGCGCTGCAGAATGTCACCGCGGCCAAGGAAGGCCACGTGGTGGTCATGCCAGCCGACACCTACACGAATGAGGGCATCCAGACCTACACCGAATTCCTCAACGAATTCGCTGACGCCCTGGAAGCTGCCAAGTAGCCTCCACGCCTCTGACGCAGTCCTAGTGGCGAAGCCTTGCTTCGGCTTCGCCACTAGAGCTGTCTTCCCACCACACTTTTCACGGCGGCACCATGACAATCACCACCACGCCCGTGCGGACGCAACCCAAGGTCTTCACCGGCAAACTCGCATTAGGCATCCTCGGGGTCCTGCTGCTCCTGGCCCTCTCGCTGTTCACCGGCGTCTATGACATTTTCGGCAAGGACGATGGCGCGCAGATGTTCGCCATCACCCGCATCCCCCGCACCATCGCCCTGGTGCTCGCCGGGGCGGCCATGTCCATGAGCGGATTGGTCATGCAACTGCTGACCCAGAACCGCTTCGTGGAACCGACCACCACCGGAACCACCGAATGGGCGGGCCTGGGATTGCTCACCATGCTGGTGCTCTTCCCTACCGCGAGCCTGCTGGCAAAAATGGGCGTAGCCATCGCCTTCGCCTTCATCGGCACCATGGTCTTCTTCCTGTTCCTGCAGCGCGTATCACTCAAGGCCTCGCTCACCGTCCCGATTGTGGGCATCATGCTCGGATCCGTTGTGGGGGCATTCTCCACCTTCTTGGCGCTGTCCACCGACAAGCTGCAATCGCTGGGCATCTGGATGGCAGGCTCCTTCACCTCGGTGATCCGCGGCCAATACGAAGTCCTGTGGATTGTTGCCCTGGTCGCCGTGGCCATCTACATCGTGGCCGACCGCTTCACCGTGGCCGGGCTGGGCGAAGAGATCGCCACCAACGTCGGATTGAACTACCGCCGGGTGATGCTGCTGGGCACCGCGCTGATCGCCATCGCCACCGGCGTGGTCACCGTGGTCATCGGCAACCTGCCGTTCTTGGGACTGATCGTGCCGAATATCGTCTCGCTGATCCGCGGAGACGACCTGCGCAGCAACCTGCCGTGGGTGTGCCTGCTGGGCATCGCCATCACCACGGTGTGCGACTTGATCGGCCGCACCATCATCATGCCCTTCGAAGTTCCGGTGTCCCTGATCCTGGGCGTGCTCGGCGCGATCGTATTCATTTTCCTTCTGCTGAGGCAGCGCAAAATTGGCTAATCTCGTAACTTCCCCCGTCCTGCCGGCCCACCATCCCGGCCGCTCTTCAGGCCCCTTGCCCAGCGCCAAGGTCCGCAAGCGCTACTGGATCACCCTGGGCATCCTGATGGGCCTGGCCGTGCTCTTCGCCTTCGGCTTGCTGGCTTGGGACAACCCCATGCCGGTGGGCTCCACCGGGTTCTGGGTGATCGCGAAGCTGCGAGCTGGCAATATCCTGACCATGCTGGTCGTGGCCGCCTGCCAGTCCATCGCGACCGTCGCGTTCCAGACGGTCACCAACAACCGCATCATCACCCCGTCCATCATGGGCTTCGAAGCCCTGTACCGGGTGGTGCAAACCGGGGCGGTGTTCTTCCTGGGCGTTGCCGGGATCACCTTCTTCACCGGGGTCAGCCAGTTCATCTTGCAGGTGGCCATCATGGTGGGCCTGTCGGTGGCGCTGTACGGGTGGCTGCTGTCGGGCAAGCTCGGCAATATCCAGATCATGCTGCTGGTGGGCATCATCATCGGCACCGGGCTGGGCTCGATCTCCAGCTTCATGCAGCGCCTGCTGACGCCCAGCGAATTCGATGTGCTCACTGCCCGGCTCTTCGGCTCCATGGCCAATGCGGATATGAGCTACATGCCCGTGGCCATCGGGCTGGTGGTGGTGGCCGGCGGCTGCCTGGTACTGGCTTCCCAGAAGATGAACATCCTGGCCCTGGGCAAGGAAACCACCATCAATCTGGGGATCAACCACCGCAAGGAGGTCATGAAGACGCTGTTCTTCGTCTCCATCCTGATGGCCGTGACTACCGCCTTGGTGGGCCCGCTGACCTTCCTGGGCTTCCTCGTGGCCACCTTGGCCTACCAGCTGGCCGACACCTACGACCACCGCTACATCTACCCGATGTCATTCTTGATCGGCTTCGTCGTCCTGGCCGGCGCCTACTTCATCATGAAGAACGTCTTCTACGCCCAAGGCGTGGTGGGCATCATCATTGAAGCCGTCGGCGGCATCACCTTCCTGATCTTCATCCTGCGAAAGGGCCGACTGTGATTACCCTCAACGCCGTCAGCAAGAACTACAGCTCCACCGTGGCCATCGGCCCGGTCACCCTTGAAATCCCCAGCGGCGGGCTCACCGCCCTGGTCGGTCCCAATGGCGCCGGCAAGTCCACGATGCTCACCATGGTCGGACGCCTGCTGGGCATCGACGAGGGAAGCATCGAAGTCGCCGGCTACGACGTCACCAAAACCAATTCCAAGGACCTGGCGAAGATCGTGTCGATCCTGCGCCAGGAAAACCACTTCGTCACCAGGCTGACGGTGCGCCAGCTGGTGGGTTTCGGCCGCTACCCGCACTCCAAGGGCCGGCTGAACCAGGCCGATGAGCAGATCATCTCGCGGTCCATCGACTTCCTGGACCTCGGCGAGCTGGAAGGCCGCTACCTCGATGAGCTCTCCGGCGGCCAGCGGCAGCGCGCCTACGTGGCCATGGTGCTGGCCCAGGATACCGATACGGTCCTGCTGGATGAGCCGCTGAACAACCTGGACATGAAGCATTCGGTCATCATGATGCAGCACCTGAAGCGCGCCGCTGCGGAACTGAATCGCACCATTGTCATCGTGCTGCATGACATCAATTTCGCTGGGCACTATGCCGACTACATTTGCGCCATGAAGCACGGCAAGGTCGTGCAGTTCGGCACCCCCGGGCAGATCATGCAGGACGAGATCCTCACCGAGGTGTTCGAGACCCCGGTGAGCGTCATCCCCGGCCCCAACGGACCGTTGGCGGTGTACTACTAGCCTTTCAGCGAGGCCCCGCCGCAGATGGTCAGGACCTGGCCGGTGATCGACTTGCCATGCGCCCCGCCGAGGAACAGCACCAGCGCGGCAACATCAGCCGGGTCCACCAGCGCGCCCAAGGGCGGGGTGACCGGCGGGACTCCGGCACGACGCGGATCCACCATCATCGGGGTGTTGGTCGGCCCCGGCGCCACCACGTTGCAGGTGATGCCGCGAGGAGCCAGCTCCATGGCCCAGCTGCGCGAGAGCCCGGCGAGCGCCGACTTGGTGGCGGCATACTGGCTCTTTCCGGCCACACCGGTCATGGTGCGGCTGCCGATCAGGATGATCCGCGAGCCATCAGCCATCTTCGGCGCCAAGGCATTGACCAGCACCATCGGTGCCTGCACATGCACCGCATGCATCGCGGCCAGGTCGTCGGCCTTCAGCTCGCCCAGCGCACCGGTGGCCATGAACCCGGCGGCGTGCACGAATAGATCCGGGGCTTCGATCTGCTCCGCGGCTGCCTTCACCTGGGCCAGGTCGCCCAGGTCGATGCCGAGCCAGCTGAACCGGTTGTCCTCCAAGGACGGAGCACGGCGGCTGAGCCCCAGGACTTCAAATCCCGCATCCAGCAAGGCCTTGGCGATGGCTTCCCCGATGCCCGAGCTGACCCCGGTCACCAGCGCGCTAGGCATCGGCGCCGCCATCCTGGGCACCGACCCACGATGGGTCGATGCGCACATACTTGATGGCTTGGCGGAAGTAGGTATAGGCCAAATGCAAGGCCCCATCCTGTCCTTCATGGATCGAAGGGTAGGAGAATTCCCGATTCAACCCTTCACGCGAATTGTTGGACAGGCAGTAGCCGTCGCCGACTTCCAGGTTGCGGCGCTCTGGCCAGCTGCGTCCCTGGTCCGAGGAGATCGCCACGGTCAACGGCGCACGCGGGGTGCCCCAGAAGGCCTTGCGCTCAGCGCCGTCCTGGGTGGGCACCGGTTCAAAGGCCACCGGTCCGTCCACCGAAGAATCCAGCCCCTCGTCATCGATCTCATCGTAGAGCGAGAGCCGGCGCTCGGTGTGCTCGTCGGCTTGCGAGTGGTTGTAGATCAGCGCCAGGCGTCCATCTCCCAGGGCAACGAACTGGATCGAGGAATTGTTGTTCGGCAGTTCGGTGGCCTCGGGAACACTCCAAGTCACCCCGCCATCTTCGGAACGCGATGCATAGATCCAGTCGGCCCAGCGGCTGCGGTACAAGGCCAGCAGGCTGCCATCGGCGAGCGCGGCGACATTCATGTGCACGCACCCGGTGGACCCCTCGATGATCTGCTCGCTCCAGGTCGCCCCGCCGTCTGTGGAGACCATCAGGGCGGAGTCATCAAAGTCCCCCACCCACTTCTGCCCGGGAACCGTGGCACAGCGGAAGATCGGAATCATCAGCCGCTCCCCCACCTGCACCGGCGGCTGCCGGACGAAGACGCCGCCGTGCTCGGTGGCCGCGAAGAGGGTTTCGGGCTCGGACCAGTTCTGCCCGTCATCCGTTGAAATCCGGCGGCGCACCTCGGAGGTGTCCTGGTTGCCCGCATGCTGGGCGGTGTAGATCAGCCACAGTTCTTCGCCGTGGCGGTACAGGATGGGATTCTGCTCGGAGCGGGTCGAATCGGAGGACAGCTGCTGCGCTGTTGACCAGCTCCTGGCCCATTGCCCATCGGCCAGGCGCTGGAGGGTGGAAAAGTAGATGCTGATATCTGCCACCCCCTCCTGCGTTCCGCCGAACCAGACGCAGCCCAGGTCCCCGTTGCCCAGGGTCATCAGGTTGGCGGCGTGGGATTGCACGGTGGGCGCGGGCAGGTAGGCGTAGGCCAGCGAGCTGTCCTCGTGGACGTGCCCGTCCGGGGTGATGGTGGAAAATTCAGTCACCGACATTCTCTGATTCCTTGCTCTTGAATGCTTGCTAGGAGCGAGCCTGCTGCAGGTGCGCAGCGGCCGTTGCTTCCAAATGGGTCAGGTCCGAGGCCACGGTGGCAAAGGTGTAGCCCTCGCCCAGCCGCTGGTTGGCCAGTTCACCGTTGGCGTTGTGGATGCCTGCGGCAATGCCGGCCTGCTGCGCGGCGGCACTGACGCGC
This window contains:
- a CDS encoding YoaK family protein, with the translated sequence MPHASKPHDPAKMHLILMLVLTFSTGIIDAVGYLGLDRVFTGNMTGNVVILGMALMGADGLPVLGPSVALVGFVAGAAIAGRVLKNESAGWSRRTMALIAVVGACLVLTAIALFAGVHHAAQSAALSVTGFIAAAMGLQAGTARHLAVKDVTTVVVTSTLTGLAADSPLGGGSGKYWERRLLAVALILLGAAAGAALLQVHIGLGVLFTGLLAIAVALVGERSRRQVEQAEVLVQARSL
- a CDS encoding SDR family oxidoreductase; amino-acid sequence: MSEVRRVVLIGGHGKVALLAAPKLVERGFAVDSLIRNPDHSAEISATGANPVVLDIENAGAQQLAEAFKGAHAIVFSAGAGGGNKERTRAVDFDAAVRSMEAAKQAGVSRYVMVSYSRALVDVDRLDPDHSFYTYAKAKHDADAVLRESDLDYTILGPGALTLDPATKKITIADETGNIDGKAPEAENGKVSRENVAEVITHVVDTDAAQRSTVNFYDGSTAIAEAIS
- a CDS encoding GNAT family N-acetyltransferase gives rise to the protein MTASLDLIAWPVTTDRLTLRRLTEDDLEATWSYRKLPEVTEWITAGPKDFETYRAQFLESGKINRDIAVELSDGQGGSRLIGTVMVYIKDAWGQREVAEQAKAVEAELGWSFDPEFAGRGYATEAVEAAMRLCFDDLGLRRIVAGCFAANEPSVRLMERVGMRRESCEKANSLHRSGQWMDSYSYAVLKEEWVEKP
- a CDS encoding siderophore ABC transporter substrate-binding protein — encoded protein: MASMKLRAAALLGIAALSLTACGSNTGTAADANAQDTKTVTFTDNDGEKSVAVPAKSVVATDNRTFETLDAWGIKLSAGAVSLMPDTISYTQDKDILDLGNHKEPNLESVVTVDPDLIINGQRFTQYADKFKELAPNATIVSLDPREGEPFDSELERQVTTLGDIFEKQDEAKKLVDDFEAAQKRVTDAYDKDETVMGLIASGGELGYSAPSTGRTVGPMFDFLGLTPALELEESSTDHEGDDVSVEAIAKSNPDWIIVMDRDAAVGSDGEEYKPAKELLENSEALQNVTAAKEGHVVVMPADTYTNEGIQTYTEFLNEFADALEAAK
- a CDS encoding ABC transporter permease, whose amino-acid sequence is MTITTTPVRTQPKVFTGKLALGILGVLLLLALSLFTGVYDIFGKDDGAQMFAITRIPRTIALVLAGAAMSMSGLVMQLLTQNRFVEPTTTGTTEWAGLGLLTMLVLFPTASLLAKMGVAIAFAFIGTMVFFLFLQRVSLKASLTVPIVGIMLGSVVGAFSTFLALSTDKLQSLGIWMAGSFTSVIRGQYEVLWIVALVAVAIYIVADRFTVAGLGEEIATNVGLNYRRVMLLGTALIAIATGVVTVVIGNLPFLGLIVPNIVSLIRGDDLRSNLPWVCLLGIAITTVCDLIGRTIIMPFEVPVSLILGVLGAIVFIFLLLRQRKIG
- a CDS encoding iron chelate uptake ABC transporter family permease subunit, which codes for MANLVTSPVLPAHHPGRSSGPLPSAKVRKRYWITLGILMGLAVLFAFGLLAWDNPMPVGSTGFWVIAKLRAGNILTMLVVAACQSIATVAFQTVTNNRIITPSIMGFEALYRVVQTGAVFFLGVAGITFFTGVSQFILQVAIMVGLSVALYGWLLSGKLGNIQIMLLVGIIIGTGLGSISSFMQRLLTPSEFDVLTARLFGSMANADMSYMPVAIGLVVVAGGCLVLASQKMNILALGKETTINLGINHRKEVMKTLFFVSILMAVTTALVGPLTFLGFLVATLAYQLADTYDHRYIYPMSFLIGFVVLAGAYFIMKNVFYAQGVVGIIIEAVGGITFLIFILRKGRL
- a CDS encoding ABC transporter ATP-binding protein, giving the protein MITLNAVSKNYSSTVAIGPVTLEIPSGGLTALVGPNGAGKSTMLTMVGRLLGIDEGSIEVAGYDVTKTNSKDLAKIVSILRQENHFVTRLTVRQLVGFGRYPHSKGRLNQADEQIISRSIDFLDLGELEGRYLDELSGGQRQRAYVAMVLAQDTDTVLLDEPLNNLDMKHSVIMMQHLKRAAAELNRTIVIVLHDINFAGHYADYICAMKHGKVVQFGTPGQIMQDEILTEVFETPVSVIPGPNGPLAVYY
- a CDS encoding SDR family NAD(P)-dependent oxidoreductase, which encodes MPSALVTGVSSGIGEAIAKALLDAGFEVLGLSRRAPSLEDNRFSWLGIDLGDLAQVKAAAEQIEAPDLFVHAAGFMATGALGELKADDLAAMHAVHVQAPMVLVNALAPKMADGSRIILIGSRTMTGVAGKSQYAATKSALAGLSRSWAMELAPRGITCNVVAPGPTNTPMMVDPRRAGVPPVTPPLGALVDPADVAALVLFLGGAHGKSITGQVLTICGGASLKG
- a CDS encoding sialidase family protein → MSVTEFSTITPDGHVHEDSSLAYAYLPAPTVQSHAANLMTLGNGDLGCVWFGGTQEGVADISIYFSTLQRLADGQWARSWSTAQQLSSDSTRSEQNPILYRHGEELWLIYTAQHAGNQDTSEVRRRISTDDGQNWSEPETLFAATEHGGVFVRQPPVQVGERLMIPIFRCATVPGQKWVGDFDDSALMVSTDGGATWSEQIIEGSTGCVHMNVAALADGSLLALYRSRWADWIYASRSEDGGVTWSVPEATELPNNNSSIQFVALGDGRLALIYNHSQADEHTERRLSLYDEIDDEGLDSSVDGPVAFEPVPTQDGAERKAFWGTPRAPLTVAISSDQGRSWPERRNLEVGDGYCLSNNSREGLNREFSYPSIHEGQDGALHLAYTYFRQAIKYVRIDPSWVGAQDGGADA